The Parafrankia irregularis DNA segment GGTGGCCTTCGCAGCCGAGGAGGCGGTGCTGTCGCTGCTCGACGAGCCGGCCGACCTGTGCTCCCTGAACGTCCGCTACCTGCGCCCGATCTCCACCGGGCCGGCGCGTGCCACCGCCCGTCTCCACGGCGGTTTCGCCGACGTGGAGATCACCGACGCCGGGACGGGCAAGCTCACCACCCTCGTGACCGCCCGGCTCCCCACCCCGGACTGACTGACTCACCCCGGTGGCGATGTCCGCAGCCGTAGTTCGAGCCGGTCGATCAGGGGGTCTCGCGGTGGCCCCGCGAAGCGGGTGCCGAAGCCGCCGCTGATCCGCTCGAGGAGCGTACGAAGCCAGACGGTGTCCGCGTGCTCCGCGTGCTCCAGGCGCATCCGCCGCGCACGCAGGGGAACAATCCGCAGCCCTGCCAGGCTCGTGTCGCTCGTGTCGCTCGCGTCGACGTCGAAGGAGACGAAATAGGCCAGCCGCAGATCGTCCCGGTACTGCTCGTAACCCGTGATGCCCTCGTAGTCATTGACGAAGTCGCCGCAGCCGTAGAGGACGAGCCTGTCCCGGTACACCTCGACCGGACGCGGATGGTGCGACGAGTGCCCGTGCACGATGTCCACACCGCCGTCGATCAGTCGGTGCGCGAAGCCGATCTGCTCGTCGCTCACACCGTAGCCCCAGTTGGATCCCCAGTGGATGGACGCGACCACGAGGTCGGCGGGGTGCTTCACCCGCCGGACGCGGGCGGTGACCTCGGCCGCGGCGGCCTCCGAGAAGTCGGGGACGACGTCGACACCAGGCCGGGCCGCTGTCGCGGCCCACGTCGGCGGAACGCCACTGGAGGGCGTGCCGAGGGAGAAGACCACCACCCGCTGGCCCGCGCCGATCCCCACCGCGGCAGGGCGATGTGCCTCGTCGAGACGGACTCCGGCTCCCGCCACTGTCAGCCCGGTCGCGGACAGCGCGTCGAGGGTCTCGACGAGTCCCGCCCGGCCGAAGTCGAGCACATGGTTGTTCGCCAGTGCGCACACGTCAGGCCGGGCAGCGGCCAGGCAGGGCAGGTTCGCCGGGTTCATTCGATAGTGGACCAGCTTGCTCGGGTCCGCGTCGTCGCACCGGGTGATGCTCGTTTCGAGGTTCACCACCCGCACGTCGGGCCGGACCTCGTCGAACACGGACAGCGCCTCGCCCCAGGGCCAGCCGAAGCCGACCGGACGGGTGACCGGGCCGTTCGCCGCCTCCGCCATTCCCACGTAGGTGCGGGCATCACGGACCAACGGTTCCGAAAGGTGCGGGTCGCCCGGATGCGGCAGGATCTGGTCCACGCCGCGGCCGAGCATCACGTCGCCGCACAGAAACAACGTCACCCGCCGTCGTCGGCGGGTCTGCCGTGGAGACACGGCCAACACCTCACCTGGCCACATCGTCCGTGACCTTCGACCGAACGAATTTCAGTTTTCGGGATCAAGGCGCAAAAATGCGATGCCGGCCTGCCTTCTCCCGCGATTTCCACCCGGTCCGGCTGGGAAAGGAATCGCCCGTTCCCTCACGGTAGCCGTGCCGGGCCGCCGGTGCTCGCCCGCGGCCGGCCGGGCGATCCCTGGATGCGGTGACGGTCACGTGGTGGCCGGCCAGGCGGCTCCCCGGCCCGTGGCCTCGGCCGCGAGGATGCTTCCGCCAGCTCATCGGTAATCTTCCGTACGCGATTCGTTCCCGTGTTCTTCGGCTGGTGTCGGTGGCCCGGCCATGAATTCGGTGCGGTGCCGCCCGGGAAAGCGGATCGAGGCTCTCCGGCGGTGCTCCGACCTGCGGCATTCCAATATTCTCCCGCGCTTCATCATGGCGAAATGTTTTGCGTCTCCGGCGGCTGATGGTTGATCAGAGAATGGGTGCCGCACGCCTACCCGACCGCCTGACCCGTGCCGCGGTCGACCAGGAGGAGAAGTGTCGAGAAAGAGAAGGCGGCTGAGGATCACGTTTGTCCTCGGCTGCGCCGCCGCGCTGGTGGGCTTCCTCGGTGGTGTCGCGCTGGCGGCCCCACCGGCGGCGCTGCCTGCCAATGCCGATTCCTTCGAGCAGACCTTCCAGCCGGCCTATGACTACGACACCGACGGCTGCTACCCCACTCCCGCGATCGGTCCGACCGGAGTGCTCAACGGCGGGCTCAACCCGTCGGGTGCGCTCAACGGGCAGTGCCACGACACGAGTGACCTCGACAACACCAACGGCTATTCGCGGTACAAGTGCAACAACGGCTGGTGCGCGATCATCTACGGGCTCTACTTCGAGAAGGACCAGGCCACCGTAGGGGGCCACCGGCACGACTGGGAACACGTCGTCGTGTGGGTGCAGAACAACCAGGCGCAGTATGTCTCCACCTCGGCACACGGCAACTTCAACATCTACCCGAGCAGCCAGATCCGCTGGGAGGGCACACACCCGAAGATCGTCTACCACAAGGACGGTCTGAGCACGCACTGCTTCCGTCCCGCGAACTCGGGCGACGAGCCGCCGGAGAACGCCTACCACACCTGGCAGTATCCCGACCTGGTCGGCTGGAACGGCTACCCGGCCGGCATCCGTGACACCCTGTCCGGGGCCAACTGGGGCAGCGCCGTGTTCGGCCTGAAGGACGGCAACTTCAACAACCACCTCGCGTTGGCGAAGCCGGCAGGAATAGCCTTCGACCCCAACACCTGACCGTTTCGCGGCCCGAGGCGGGGCGGCCGGTAGCGTGGGCGCCGTGGCTGGCTACCGGATCATCCTTGCCTCGGGATCGCCGCGCCGTCGCGAGATCATGACGAGGATGGGGCTCGCCTTCACCGTCGTCACCAGCGGCGTGGACGAGACGGTCGAGAGCTACGACGATCCGCCCGACTTCGCCCTGCAACTCGCGCGCCGCAAGGCACTGGCAGTCGCAGCTACCGGGGCAGTCGCAGCTACCGGGGCAGCCGCGGGTATGGAGGCAGCCGCGGGGACGGCAGCGGGCTTCGCGCGGGACGCGCTGGTCATCGGCTGCGACACGATCGTCGAGCTCGACGGGAACATCCTCGGCAAGCCGACGGACGAGCAGGACGCCACGCGGATGCTACGAGCCCTGCGCGGCCGCACGCACCGGGTCATCACGGCCGTGGTGGTGGTGCACGATGAGTCCGGCACCGACCTGGGCCGGAGCACGACCACCGCGGTGACCATGCGCGACTTCGGCGACGACGAGCTTGCCGCCTACGTCGCCTCCGGCGAGCCGTTCGACAAGGCGGGCAGCTACGCGATCCAGGGCGCCGGCGGTGCGTTGGTGGCGCACTACGACGGTGCCTACGACAACGTCGTCGGCCTCCCCGCGGACGTCGTCGCCGCACTGCTGCGCGACGCCACCGCCGCCGCCTCGTCACACCGGCCCTCAGCTGGCTGAAGGCGGGCACCGGCGGCACCTTCTGAAGCGGCAGACCGGGGAACCATTCCGCCGGCTCTCCACGCCCCCGGGGAGAGCAGTGCTATTCCTGCGACTTCTTCGTGCCGCCGGTGCTTCTGGTGCTTCGCGTGCCTGTTGTGCCGGGTCCGGCGGGAGCGCGTTTACCGCCTGCGCGGCGGGTCTGGGCGGCGGGTTTGGCACCGGTGGCGGACGTCGTCGTGTGGGCCGACGTCGCGGAGCGCGGAGCCTTCGCGGCGGCGGCGGCTTTCGCGGCTGTGGATTCCTTCGCGGTGAGGGAGGCCGTCGCCGCGGCTGACGTGGCGGCGTCCGCCGCGGCGGTGGCCTCCTGCCCGCGCAGGGCGGGATCAAGGAGGAACGCGGCGGCAGCCGCCTGGCCGCGGTGAAGCAGCATCTGCCGCCCGGCCGCGCTGAGCCCGAAGTCGGTGATGCCGACGCCCGAGGTATCGATCTCCATCGTCCGGTAGCGCACCCCGAACCGATCCATGTGGGTCTGGTCGTGCCCGACGAGGGCGGTGGCGACGACGGCCTTCAGCAGATCCAGGGGCGCCGGGGTCGGGAGAATGCGCAACAGCGGCGAAAGGTCCCCGAGCCCTCCGGGCAGGTCGGGGAACAGGCTGACCCCGATGGTGGGCCAGCGGGCGGGCTGCCCGTCCGTCCGGTCGAAGATGTCGATGGGGAAGTTCGACAGCAAGCCGCCGTCCACGATCGTGGACGTAATGCCCTCCAGCGGATTGTGCAGGGTGCACGGTTCGAAGTAGAACGGGATCGACGCCGACATGCGCACGGCGTCGGCGACGAGCTGGGTGTCCGGGTCGAGCCCGAGGCGGGGGTAGTCCCACGGCAGGCGCAGCAGGCGGCCGTGGGTGACGTCGGTGGCCATCACCACCAGCCGGTAGCGGTGCTCGGCCGGCAGGTTCGGGTCGGCGCCGGAATCGCGTCGGCGCAACTGGCCGAACGTGGTCACCCCGAGCCGGTCGAGCTCCTGGTACATCCAGCCGTGCAGGTAGTCGCCCTGGTAGGCCCCGCTGCGAGTGGCGAGGCCCAGGCTCTCGCTGATGCCCGGCAGCCAGGGCGGCATCCGGTCGGGGACCCGGGCGAGGTCCAGCCGGTCGATGGCGGACCGCAGGCCCGCGCTGTCCGCCCCGGCGGCGACGAGTGCGGCCCCCACGGCACCGACGGAGGTACCGGCCGCCCGTTCGAACGTGTAGCCGGCTTCGAGCAGGTGCATCACCGCCCCGGCCGTCGCCAGGCCTTTCACCCCGCCGCCCTCAAGGACGAGATCGGCTCGGAGCGCCGCCTGCGAGGGCGACGACGACCGCGATGCACTGGGCACGTCCGGCCAGCCTCCCTCGAGTCGCTCCCGCCGGGCGGCGGGGCGACGGCCGCGGCTGGCCGGCCGGCCGGTGCCGTCCGGGGGCGTTCGGCGGCAGCCCGGACGGCTGCCGTTTCCCGCTCCCGCGGACGATGTCGCCCCCGGGCTCCCGAGGCAAGGCGCGGCCCGTTCCCGCGTTTGCGCCACGCACCCGCGCAACGGTGTGCGGCGCGGACGGAACCCGGCGAGAACGGGCCGGCGGGACGAATGCCCGGCGCGTCAGTTGACGCTGAGCAGGTCCACCACG contains these protein-coding regions:
- a CDS encoding CapA family protein: MWPGEVLAVSPRQTRRRRRVTLFLCGDVMLGRGVDQILPHPGDPHLSEPLVRDARTYVGMAEAANGPVTRPVGFGWPWGEALSVFDEVRPDVRVVNLETSITRCDDADPSKLVHYRMNPANLPCLAAARPDVCALANNHVLDFGRAGLVETLDALSATGLTVAGAGVRLDEAHRPAAVGIGAGQRVVVFSLGTPSSGVPPTWAATAARPGVDVVPDFSEAAAAEVTARVRRVKHPADLVVASIHWGSNWGYGVSDEQIGFAHRLIDGGVDIVHGHSSHHPRPVEVYRDRLVLYGCGDFVNDYEGITGYEQYRDDLRLAYFVSFDVDASDTSDTSLAGLRIVPLRARRMRLEHAEHADTVWLRTLLERISGGFGTRFAGPPRDPLIDRLELRLRTSPPG
- a CDS encoding NPP1 family protein — protein: MSRKRRRLRITFVLGCAAALVGFLGGVALAAPPAALPANADSFEQTFQPAYDYDTDGCYPTPAIGPTGVLNGGLNPSGALNGQCHDTSDLDNTNGYSRYKCNNGWCAIIYGLYFEKDQATVGGHRHDWEHVVVWVQNNQAQYVSTSAHGNFNIYPSSQIRWEGTHPKIVYHKDGLSTHCFRPANSGDEPPENAYHTWQYPDLVGWNGYPAGIRDTLSGANWGSAVFGLKDGNFNNHLALAKPAGIAFDPNT
- a CDS encoding Maf family protein, yielding MAGYRIILASGSPRRREIMTRMGLAFTVVTSGVDETVESYDDPPDFALQLARRKALAVAATGAVAATGAAAGMEAAAGTAAGFARDALVIGCDTIVELDGNILGKPTDEQDATRMLRALRGRTHRVITAVVVVHDESGTDLGRSTTTAVTMRDFGDDELAAYVASGEPFDKAGSYAIQGAGGALVAHYDGAYDNVVGLPADVVAALLRDATAAASSHRPSAG
- a CDS encoding patatin-like phospholipase family protein, whose translation is MPSASRSSSPSQAALRADLVLEGGGVKGLATAGAVMHLLEAGYTFERAAGTSVGAVGAALVAAGADSAGLRSAIDRLDLARVPDRMPPWLPGISESLGLATRSGAYQGDYLHGWMYQELDRLGVTTFGQLRRRDSGADPNLPAEHRYRLVVMATDVTHGRLLRLPWDYPRLGLDPDTQLVADAVRMSASIPFYFEPCTLHNPLEGITSTIVDGGLLSNFPIDIFDRTDGQPARWPTIGVSLFPDLPGGLGDLSPLLRILPTPAPLDLLKAVVATALVGHDQTHMDRFGVRYRTMEIDTSGVGITDFGLSAAGRQMLLHRGQAAAAAFLLDPALRGQEATAAADAATSAAATASLTAKESTAAKAAAAAKAPRSATSAHTTTSATGAKPAAQTRRAGGKRAPAGPGTTGTRSTRSTGGTKKSQE